A genomic region of Lachnoclostridium edouardi contains the following coding sequences:
- the acpS gene encoding holo-ACP synthase, translating to MIIGVGTDMVEIQRVEKAVKKEAFLARVYTEEERRQAGGNVSRLAGSFAVKEAVAKVLGTGFRTFYPKEIEVLRNPLGKPYVRLHNNAEKCREEAGITRIEVSITNTGQYALAFAVGEGEEK from the coding sequence ATGATCATAGGTGTGGGAACCGACATGGTGGAGATACAGCGGGTAGAAAAGGCGGTAAAAAAGGAGGCCTTTCTGGCTCGTGTTTATACAGAAGAAGAACGCCGGCAGGCTGGGGGAAATGTTTCCCGGCTGGCCGGCAGTTTTGCTGTGAAAGAGGCAGTGGCAAAGGTGCTGGGAACAGGTTTCAGGACTTTTTATCCGAAAGAGATAGAGGTTTTAAGAAACCCTCTTGGGAAGCCTTATGTCAGGCTGCATAACAATGCTGAAAAGTGCCGGGAGGAGGCTGGAATTACAAGAATAGAGGTGTCTATTACAAATACCGGCCAGTATGCCCTGGCTTTTGCTGTAGGAGAGGGAGAGGAAAAATGA
- a CDS encoding aspartate carbamoyltransferase regulatory subunit, which produces MLNISGLREGIVLDHIQAGKSMDIYHYLGLKNLECQIAIIKNARSSKMGRKDIIKIEGSLDALDLDILGYVDHNITVNIIRDNQIVEKRSLKLPKTLTNVIHCKNPRCITSIEQELPHIFYLADPEREVYRCKYCDEKYGK; this is translated from the coding sequence ATGTTAAATATCAGCGGATTAAGGGAGGGCATTGTGCTGGATCATATTCAGGCAGGAAAAAGTATGGATATTTATCACTACCTGGGACTTAAAAATCTGGAATGCCAGATTGCGATTATTAAAAATGCCCGCAGCAGCAAAATGGGAAGAAAAGATATTATTAAAATCGAAGGCAGTCTGGATGCCTTAGATCTGGATATTTTAGGATATGTGGACCACAATATTACAGTAAATATTATCAGGGATAATCAGATTGTAGAAAAGCGTTCCTTAAAGCTTCCTAAAACTTTAACTAATGTAATTCACTGCAAAAACCCAAGATGTATTACTTCTATTGAGCAGGAGCTGCCCCATATCTTCTATCTGGCTGACCCTGAAAGGGAAGTATACCGCTGCAAATATTGTGATGAAAAATACGGAAAATAA
- a CDS encoding redox-sensing transcriptional repressor Rex: MAEKEISKAVISRLPRYYRYLGELLEDGVERISSNELSQKMKVTASQIRQDLNNFGGFGQQGYGYNVKYLYTEIAKILGIDRQHNLIIIGAGNLGQAIANYANFEKRGFVIKGMFDINPRLIGLVVRGIEIRGVDDLEQFIVDNNVQIAALTIPKMKAPEIADRLVKAGIKAIWNFAHVDLNTPEDVVVENVHLSESLMRLSYRVSNMQDQKNGVQKKL; this comes from the coding sequence ATGGCAGAGAAAGAAATATCTAAGGCAGTCATTTCCAGGCTTCCAAGGTACTATAGATATTTAGGAGAATTGCTGGAGGATGGAGTAGAGAGAATTTCTTCCAATGAATTAAGCCAGAAAATGAAGGTGACTGCCTCCCAGATTCGTCAGGATTTAAATAATTTCGGCGGCTTTGGGCAGCAGGGATATGGATATAATGTAAAGTACTTATATACAGAGATTGCAAAAATCCTGGGTATTGACAGACAGCATAATCTGATTATTATAGGAGCGGGAAATTTAGGTCAGGCCATTGCCAACTACGCCAATTTTGAAAAAAGAGGTTTTGTAATTAAGGGCATGTTCGATATAAATCCCAGATTAATTGGTTTAGTAGTCAGGGGAATTGAAATCAGAGGCGTGGATGATTTGGAACAGTTTATTGTAGACAATAATGTTCAGATTGCCGCTCTCACAATTCCTAAAATGAAGGCTCCGGAGATTGCGGACAGGCTGGTAAAGGCAGGCATCAAGGCAATCTGGAATTTTGCTCATGTGGATTTAAACACGCCGGAGGATGTGGTAGTGGAAAATGTACATTTGTCAGAAAGTCTGATGCGCTTATCCTACCGCGTAAGCAACATGCAGGACCAGAAAAATGGAGTTCAGAAAAAACTATGA
- a CDS encoding DNA polymerase Y family protein: protein MDQCWFHVDVNSAFLSWTAVWKQEVLGESRDLRKIPAVIGGSREERRGIVLASSLPAKAMGISTGEVLWSARKKCADLTVEPPDYKLYVRCSQALIKILKDYSPIVEQYSIDEAFVHMTGTKSLMGSPVATALEMKNRIKKELGFTVNIGIGPNRILAKMASGMKKPDQCHTMFLEEIQEKMWPMPVKKLFFVGSQTEKKLEKLGIHTIGQLACSSREMLGKYLKKQGETIWDYANGIDSPPFLKEAPVQRGYGNSMTSWKDIDSLEEAWNYILSLAETIGSRLRNDHVKIRTVSVSVVDFQFLSKSRQGTLAEPSDSTMEIAQKAFLLLEEIWTWRPVRQLGISTFHAVREEYCQINLFHKEEDEKRKAMEKCVDSLRKKYGEDIIMRARYVNSQVPHMGGGLDKEKRQGVTGGDYSSASCSHFS, encoded by the coding sequence ATGGATCAGTGTTGGTTTCACGTAGATGTAAATTCTGCTTTTCTCAGCTGGACAGCTGTGTGGAAGCAGGAGGTTTTGGGAGAAAGCAGGGATTTAAGGAAGATTCCCGCTGTAATAGGAGGCAGCAGGGAGGAGAGAAGAGGGATTGTGCTGGCCTCCTCCTTGCCTGCCAAGGCTATGGGGATTTCTACAGGAGAAGTTTTGTGGTCTGCCAGAAAAAAATGCGCTGATTTGACGGTGGAGCCGCCTGACTACAAGCTGTATGTCCGCTGCAGCCAGGCTCTCATAAAAATTTTAAAGGACTACAGTCCTATAGTGGAGCAGTACAGTATTGACGAGGCGTTTGTCCATATGACAGGAACAAAAAGCCTGATGGGAAGCCCTGTGGCCACGGCTCTGGAGATGAAAAACAGAATTAAAAAGGAACTGGGATTTACAGTAAATATTGGAATAGGGCCTAATCGCATTCTGGCGAAAATGGCTTCAGGGATGAAAAAGCCGGATCAATGCCACACAATGTTTTTAGAAGAAATACAGGAAAAAATGTGGCCTATGCCTGTAAAAAAGCTGTTTTTTGTAGGCAGCCAGACAGAAAAAAAGCTGGAGAAACTAGGAATTCACACCATTGGCCAGTTAGCCTGCAGTTCCAGGGAGATGCTGGGAAAATATTTGAAAAAACAGGGGGAGACAATCTGGGATTATGCCAACGGCATAGACAGTCCTCCGTTTTTAAAAGAAGCGCCCGTACAAAGAGGGTATGGAAACAGCATGACGTCCTGGAAGGACATTGATTCTTTAGAAGAAGCCTGGAATTATATACTGTCTTTAGCAGAAACAATAGGAAGCCGGCTGCGGAACGATCATGTAAAAATCAGAACTGTGTCAGTTTCTGTCGTGGATTTTCAGTTTTTGTCTAAAAGCCGCCAGGGAACCTTGGCAGAGCCTTCTGACAGCACAATGGAAATAGCCCAAAAGGCTTTTTTGCTGCTGGAAGAAATATGGACATGGAGGCCTGTAAGGCAGCTGGGAATCAGTACCTTTCACGCAGTCAGAGAAGAATACTGTCAAATAAACTTGTTTCATAAAGAGGAGGATGAAAAAAGAAAGGCTATGGAAAAATGTGTAGACAGTCTTAGAAAAAAGTATGGGGAAGATATTATTATGCGGGCCAGATATGTAAACAGCCAGGTGCCTCATATGGGAGGCGGGCTGGATAAGGAGAAGCGTCAGGGAGTTACCGGCGGAGATTATTCCTCCGCCAGCTGTTCCCATTTTTCATAA
- a CDS encoding NAD(P)H-hydrate dehydratase yields MRYLVTSSQMKAIDQYTIEEIGIPSLVLMERAAAAVALEAEKMTASGGKILAACGMGNNGADGVAAARMLKEKGYDVSVLLAADREKGTEELKLQLSIAEKLNVPVMEFLEYLPGQCDLVIDSVFGVGLSRKVEGRYREYLEFLKGIPKKQVLAVDIPSGISADTGAVMGTALKADRTVTFGYEKMGTALEPGRTYSGKVTVADIGFPKVSLEKAHAAGLVYDTEDVKRLPQRPSDSNKGTFGKVLIVAGSKNMCGAAYLSALAAYRLGAGLVKVMTVESNRTVIQEKLPEAVAVTYCPGNTPEEWQQVSALIEKECADADVVVLGPGIGREPYTKNLVRDVLNYVCSPLVLDADGLNIVAEEKELTGYFTENIIITPHPGEMARLTGKTVREIKENLPEAAREYAAAYGVTCVLKDGATAVAGKEGPVYINTSGCSAMAKGGSGDVLTGSIAALLAQGMEEEEASRLGVYLHGLAGQEAAAKKGQYGVLAGDIADCLGQVAEMYKR; encoded by the coding sequence ATGAGATATCTTGTTACCAGTTCACAGATGAAGGCCATTGATCAGTATACTATTGAGGAAATAGGGATACCTTCCTTAGTGCTTATGGAAAGAGCTGCGGCGGCAGTAGCCTTGGAGGCAGAAAAAATGACTGCTTCAGGGGGGAAAATTCTGGCGGCCTGCGGAATGGGAAATAACGGAGCGGACGGAGTGGCGGCGGCTAGGATGCTGAAGGAAAAAGGATATGACGTTTCAGTTCTTTTGGCTGCGGACAGAGAAAAAGGGACAGAAGAGTTAAAGCTGCAGCTTTCCATTGCGGAAAAACTGAACGTGCCGGTTATGGAGTTTTTAGAATATCTGCCAGGGCAGTGCGACCTGGTTATAGACAGCGTTTTCGGCGTAGGTTTAAGCCGCAAGGTGGAAGGCAGGTACAGAGAGTATTTAGAATTTTTAAAGGGAATCCCTAAAAAGCAGGTGCTGGCTGTAGACATTCCCTCCGGAATCAGCGCGGATACAGGGGCCGTTATGGGAACGGCTTTAAAAGCAGACAGAACAGTAACCTTTGGATATGAGAAAATGGGAACAGCTTTAGAGCCTGGCAGAACCTACAGCGGTAAGGTGACGGTGGCTGACATTGGTTTCCCAAAAGTCAGTCTGGAAAAGGCACATGCGGCTGGCCTGGTTTACGATACAGAGGACGTGAAGCGTCTGCCTCAAAGGCCTTCCGATTCCAACAAGGGAACGTTTGGGAAGGTGTTAATTGTGGCGGGAAGCAAAAATATGTGCGGAGCCGCATATCTTAGCGCTTTGGCTGCATACAGGCTGGGAGCCGGCCTTGTAAAGGTAATGACAGTAGAAAGCAACCGAACTGTTATTCAGGAAAAGCTGCCGGAGGCAGTGGCGGTAACATATTGTCCGGGAAATACGCCGGAAGAGTGGCAGCAGGTATCTGCCTTAATAGAAAAGGAGTGCGCAGATGCGGACGTGGTAGTTTTAGGGCCTGGAATCGGCAGAGAGCCTTACACGAAAAATCTGGTCAGGGACGTTTTAAATTATGTGTGCTCGCCTCTTGTGCTGGATGCCGACGGACTGAATATTGTGGCCGAGGAAAAAGAATTGACCGGGTATTTTACAGAAAATATTATTATTACGCCTCACCCGGGGGAGATGGCCAGACTTACTGGAAAAACCGTCAGGGAGATCAAGGAAAATCTGCCGGAGGCGGCCAGAGAATATGCGGCGGCCTACGGGGTTACATGTGTGTTAAAGGACGGGGCCACGGCAGTTGCAGGGAAGGAAGGACCTGTGTATATTAATACAAGCGGATGCAGCGCTATGGCTAAAGGCGGCTCCGGGGACGTGCTGACAGGGAGTATAGCAGCTCTTCTAGCTCAGGGCATGGAGGAGGAAGAGGCCTCCCGGCTGGGGGTTTACTTACACGGACTGGCAGGACAGGAGGCAGCTGCAAAAAAAGGGCAGTACGGAGTTTTAGCCGGCGACATAGCTGATTGTCTGGGACAGGTGGCAGAAATGTATAAAAGATAA
- a CDS encoding MarR family winged helix-turn-helix transcriptional regulator — MGYTTDFLMTLRCVIKFHEGMMKHVCSQYNLSLIEANIIAFLHNNPGKDTAKDIVELRMLSKGNVSQAVESLIQKSLLQRAGDAKDRRKVHLTLLPKSAPITQTIKSMQRDFYQELFQGISLEEQKLFLHINRRLMTNSQTAMKGRDLL; from the coding sequence ATGGGATATACAACCGATTTTTTAATGACCCTCCGCTGCGTTATAAAATTTCACGAGGGAATGATGAAGCATGTGTGCAGCCAGTATAATCTTTCCCTGATTGAGGCCAATATTATTGCCTTTCTCCACAATAATCCGGGAAAGGATACTGCTAAGGATATTGTAGAGCTGCGTATGCTTTCTAAAGGCAATGTGTCTCAGGCTGTGGAATCTTTGATTCAAAAGTCTTTGCTGCAGCGGGCCGGGGATGCCAAGGACAGGCGGAAGGTACATTTAACTCTTCTCCCCAAGTCTGCTCCTATTACCCAAACTATTAAATCCATGCAAAGGGATTTTTATCAGGAATTATTTCAGGGAATTTCCCTGGAGGAGCAAAAACTGTTTCTGCACATAAACCGCCGTCTGATGACAAATTCTCAGACAGCTATGAAAGGAAGGGATTTACTATGA
- a CDS encoding MATE family efflux transporter codes for MKDEKDFLGTQPVGSLLLRLALPTVAAQIINMLYNIVDRIYIGHIPDTGALALTGVGVCMPLIMIVSAFAALVGNGGAPRASIFMGRGEKASAEKTLGNCFFLQIIISIVLTAALLMWNRDLLLAFGASQNTVEYGVSYMNIYAVGTIFVQLTLGMNAFITAQGFAKTGMLSVLIGAVANIILDPIFIFGLNMGVQGAALATIISQGFSCVWVLCFLFGKKTMLKIKKENLLLHRQIIFPSLALGLSVFIMQASESVISVCFNSSLLKYGGDIAVGAMTILTSVMQFAMLPLQGLGQGAQPIISYNYGARNSVRVKSTYFLLLKSSLAYSIILWLLVMVFPQGFAAMFTSDPALLEFTKKALRIYMACMFLFGIQIACQMTFTSLGNAKSSIAVAVMRKFVLLIPLIYILPGILNSHQTTAVYMAEPIADFLAVSFTAVLFTVQFKKALSEIR; via the coding sequence ATGAAAGATGAAAAGGATTTTTTAGGCACTCAGCCTGTAGGCAGCTTGCTGCTGCGCCTGGCCCTTCCCACTGTGGCGGCTCAGATTATTAATATGCTTTACAATATTGTAGACCGTATTTATATTGGGCATATTCCAGATACAGGGGCCCTGGCCCTTACAGGAGTGGGGGTCTGTATGCCTTTAATTATGATTGTATCTGCTTTCGCCGCTTTAGTGGGCAACGGCGGCGCTCCCAGAGCCTCTATTTTTATGGGCAGGGGAGAGAAAGCTTCTGCAGAAAAAACCTTAGGAAACTGTTTTTTCCTTCAGATTATTATATCTATTGTTTTAACTGCCGCTCTTTTAATGTGGAACAGAGATTTGCTTTTGGCCTTTGGAGCCAGCCAAAATACTGTAGAGTATGGGGTCAGCTATATGAACATTTACGCTGTAGGTACAATTTTTGTTCAGCTGACCTTGGGAATGAACGCTTTTATCACTGCCCAGGGTTTTGCCAAAACAGGGATGCTTTCTGTATTAATCGGAGCAGTGGCCAATATTATTTTAGATCCTATTTTTATATTTGGGCTGAACATGGGCGTCCAGGGAGCAGCTTTAGCCACTATTATTTCTCAGGGATTTTCCTGCGTCTGGGTTCTTTGCTTTTTATTTGGAAAGAAAACCATGCTGAAAATCAAAAAAGAAAATCTGCTCCTGCACCGCCAAATAATTTTTCCCAGCCTGGCCTTAGGACTTTCTGTTTTTATTATGCAAGCCAGTGAAAGCGTGATTTCCGTGTGCTTTAACTCCTCCCTTTTAAAATACGGAGGAGATATTGCAGTAGGCGCTATGACCATACTTACCAGCGTTATGCAGTTCGCCATGCTTCCCCTTCAGGGGTTAGGCCAGGGAGCCCAGCCGATTATCAGCTATAACTATGGAGCCAGAAACAGTGTCAGAGTGAAATCCACCTATTTTCTTCTTTTAAAATCCAGTTTAGCCTACTCTATTATTTTATGGCTGCTTGTTATGGTATTCCCCCAGGGCTTTGCGGCTATGTTTACCTCTGACCCTGCTTTGCTGGAATTTACAAAAAAAGCCCTGCGGATTTACATGGCCTGTATGTTTCTGTTCGGAATCCAGATTGCCTGCCAAATGACCTTTACCTCTCTGGGCAACGCCAAGTCCTCCATTGCAGTAGCTGTAATGAGAAAATTTGTTCTGCTGATTCCTTTGATTTATATACTGCCTGGAATCTTAAATTCTCACCAGACTACAGCCGTCTATATGGCGGAGCCTATTGCAGATTTTCTGGCTGTATCCTTTACAGCAGTATTATTTACTGTTCAGTTTAAAAAAGCTCTTTCAGAAATTCGATAA
- a CDS encoding ABC-F family ATP-binding cassette domain-containing protein, translated as MILSCNKINKAFGSNMILSNVSFHIEDQEKAAVVGINGAGKSTLLKIIIGELAADSGDVILAKGKTIGYLAQHQDLSSSRTIYDELLEVKRPVIEMEEKIRSLELEMKHASGQELEELLSLYSRLNHQFELINGYAWKSEITGVLKGLGFQEEEFSKEISALSGGQKTRVSLGKLLLTKPDVIMLDEPTNHLDMESIAWLETYLLNYPGAVIIVAHDRYFLNKVVGKIVELDNGKCTVFQGNYNDYREKRAMLRDAQIKAWMNQQQEIRRQEEVIAKLKSFNREKSIRRAESREKMLEKIELVEKPAEINDEMKITLEPDILSGNDVLTVRDLSKSYSSQTLFSHVDMDIKRGERVAIIGNNGTGKTTILKIINNMIPCDSGEIKLGSKVHIGYYDQEHQVLHMEKTLFDELQDTYPSMDNTKVRNILAAFLFTGDDVFKRISDLSGGERGRVSLAKLMLSEANFLILDEPTNHLDITSKEILEDALINYTGTVLYVSHDRYFINKTATRILDLTGQRLINYIGDYDYYLEKKEVMEGLHLSSLQEQEKKEEASEVKLDWKAQKEEQARLRKVQSQLKKVEEEISLLEDRDNQIDQLLITEQVYTDHLQVHQLNEEKQEIASRLEELYEKWEQLAEE; from the coding sequence ATGATTTTATCATGTAATAAAATAAATAAGGCTTTTGGAAGCAATATGATTCTTTCCAATGTGTCTTTTCACATAGAAGATCAGGAAAAGGCGGCTGTGGTCGGTATAAACGGAGCCGGAAAATCTACTCTTCTTAAAATTATTATAGGGGAGCTGGCCGCAGACAGCGGGGACGTAATTTTAGCCAAGGGAAAAACCATAGGCTATTTGGCCCAGCATCAGGACCTTTCCAGCAGCCGCACCATTTACGACGAGCTTTTAGAGGTAAAGCGTCCGGTGATTGAAATGGAAGAAAAAATCAGAAGCCTGGAATTAGAAATGAAACATGCTTCCGGTCAGGAGTTAGAGGAGCTGCTGTCTTTGTACAGCCGCTTAAACCATCAATTTGAGTTGATTAACGGCTATGCCTGGAAAAGCGAAATTACAGGCGTTTTAAAGGGTCTGGGCTTTCAGGAGGAGGAATTTTCCAAGGAGATTTCCGCCCTTTCCGGAGGTCAGAAAACCAGAGTGTCTTTGGGAAAGCTGCTTTTAACAAAGCCGGATGTAATTATGCTGGACGAGCCTACCAACCACCTGGACATGGAGTCTATTGCCTGGCTGGAGACGTATCTTCTCAATTATCCCGGGGCTGTAATTATTGTGGCCCACGACAGGTACTTTTTAAATAAAGTAGTGGGAAAAATAGTAGAGCTGGACAATGGAAAATGTACTGTGTTCCAGGGCAATTATAATGATTACAGGGAAAAGCGGGCCATGTTAAGAGACGCCCAGATTAAGGCCTGGATGAATCAGCAGCAGGAAATCCGCAGGCAGGAAGAAGTAATTGCCAAATTAAAATCCTTTAACCGGGAAAAGTCTATACGCAGGGCGGAAAGCCGCGAGAAAATGCTGGAAAAAATTGAATTAGTAGAAAAGCCGGCGGAAATTAACGATGAAATGAAAATCACCTTAGAGCCGGATATTTTAAGCGGAAACGACGTGCTGACAGTCAGAGATTTAAGTAAATCTTACAGCAGCCAGACTTTATTCTCCCATGTGGACATGGACATTAAACGGGGGGAACGGGTGGCTATTATCGGCAACAACGGCACAGGAAAAACTACGATTCTGAAAATCATTAATAACATGATTCCCTGTGACAGCGGGGAAATCAAGCTGGGCTCTAAAGTTCACATTGGATATTATGATCAGGAGCATCAGGTGCTTCACATGGAAAAAACCTTATTTGACGAGCTGCAGGACACTTATCCTTCTATGGATAATACAAAGGTGCGAAATATTCTGGCCGCCTTTCTTTTTACAGGGGACGACGTGTTTAAGCGGATTTCCGATTTAAGCGGAGGAGAGCGCGGCCGCGTATCCCTGGCAAAGCTTATGCTTTCTGAAGCTAACTTTCTGATTCTGGACGAGCCTACCAACCACTTAGATATTACTTCTAAGGAAATCTTGGAGGATGCCTTGATAAACTATACGGGAACTGTGCTGTATGTATCTCACGACCGGTATTTTATTAATAAAACGGCTACCAGAATTTTAGATTTAACGGGACAGCGTCTTATTAATTATATTGGAGACTACGACTATTATCTGGAGAAAAAGGAGGTAATGGAGGGCCTTCACCTTTCTTCCCTGCAGGAGCAGGAAAAGAAAGAGGAGGCTTCTGAGGTTAAGCTGGACTGGAAGGCTCAAAAGGAAGAACAGGCCCGTCTGAGAAAGGTGCAGAGCCAGTTAAAAAAGGTGGAGGAGGAAATCTCTCTTTTAGAGGACAGGGACAATCAAATCGACCAGCTGTTAATTACAGAGCAGGTTTACACAGACCACCTTCAGGTACACCAGCTAAATGAAGAAAAGCAGGAAATTGCTTCCAGGTTAGAGGAACTTTATGAAAAATGGGAACAGCTGGCGGAGGAATAA
- the pyrB gene encoding aspartate carbamoyltransferase, whose amino-acid sequence MRHLLNPLDFKVDEIDHLLNLAHDIEEHREKYAHVCAGKKLATLFYEPSTRTRLSFEAAMLNLGGSILGFSSADSSSAAKGESVADTIRVISCYADICAMRHPKEGAPLVASQFSTIPVINAGDGGHQHPTQTLTDLLTIKSLKGRLDNLTIGLCGDLKFGRTVHSLINALVRYSNIHFVLISPQELKIPEYVREKLINTQGVTFTEVSNLDEALPQLDILYMTRVQKERFFNEEDYIRLKDSYILTKEKMKLAKEDMYILHPLPRVNEISVEVDKDPRAAYFRQAQYGVYVRMALIMTLLEVDKPC is encoded by the coding sequence ATTAGACATTTATTAAATCCCCTGGATTTTAAAGTAGATGAAATTGATCATCTGCTGAATCTGGCACATGATATTGAAGAACACAGAGAAAAATATGCTCACGTATGCGCCGGCAAAAAACTGGCCACTTTATTTTACGAACCCAGCACCAGAACACGCCTTAGCTTTGAAGCTGCAATGCTCAACCTGGGCGGCAGCATTCTGGGATTTTCTTCTGCAGACTCCAGCTCTGCGGCAAAAGGAGAAAGCGTAGCTGACACGATTCGGGTCATCTCCTGCTATGCGGATATTTGCGCTATGCGCCACCCAAAAGAGGGCGCGCCCTTAGTTGCCTCCCAGTTCTCTACGATTCCTGTTATTAACGCAGGAGACGGGGGACATCAGCATCCTACGCAGACATTAACAGACCTGCTTACTATTAAATCTTTAAAGGGACGTTTAGACAATCTGACGATCGGCCTGTGCGGAGACTTAAAATTTGGCCGCACCGTTCACTCCCTGATTAACGCTCTTGTGCGGTATTCTAACATACATTTTGTGCTCATCTCCCCCCAGGAGCTGAAAATTCCTGAATACGTAAGAGAAAAACTTATTAACACCCAGGGCGTTACTTTTACTGAGGTAAGTAATCTGGACGAGGCTCTTCCTCAGCTGGATATTCTTTATATGACCAGGGTGCAGAAGGAGCGCTTCTTTAATGAGGAAGATTACATACGTTTAAAAGATTCCTACATTCTCACAAAAGAGAAAATGAAACTGGCAAAAGAAGATATGTACATTCTTCACCCCCTTCCAAGAGTAAATGAAATCTCCGTGGAGGTGGACAAAGACCCAAGAGCAGCTTATTTTAGACAGGCTCAATATGGGGTTTACGTAAGAATGGCATTGATTATGACTTTATTGGAGGTGGACAAGCCATGTTAA
- a CDS encoding peptide ABC transporter substrate-binding protein: MKVKRICLRIWILTAILGAGFLWGCQRKTTFYQPRHLRLSLDAEISTLDAQAAMDSASLEVVGCIMEGLYTIDGQGNAVNAMAEKTERSEDGKTFIFTIRDSKWSDGSPVTADDFVYGWQRAADPALGNSNAYLLEAAGISGSKMAISGETSTENIGVRALDERTLEVTLDHYVPYFESMLAFPTFFPVKRQFVEQQGERYGLTPDSLLYNGPFVMKDYSPSATSFALVKNRNYWDKENVETEMITYQVIKAPQQGLLAYQNGDLDVAVLTGEQADQLKYDPEYTVNLISSLWYISPNQKREGLDNLNLRLALALAFDQEKAAEKVMKDGSKAAFGPVPFGLAKWKDGTDFAEGKGYLKTDKEKAAMYWEKAKKELGQEITLSLLAEDTEVSSLMAQYLQAEIEKTLPGVHIKIETVPKKVRLSRMASGDYDLGLVRWGADFSDPEAFLDMWTSQSPYNYGSWSNKEYDEWIAKAGEAFGPEETEERLKLLKKAEEKVMEEAVIFPVCQKAYAYLVSSKISGAEFHPVGINRIFKNLSWNQVDK; encoded by the coding sequence GTGAAAGTAAAAAGAATATGTCTGCGGATTTGGATTTTGACGGCTATATTAGGGGCAGGATTTTTGTGGGGCTGCCAGAGAAAAACTACTTTTTACCAGCCCCGCCATCTCCGCCTATCCCTGGACGCAGAAATATCCACCTTAGATGCTCAGGCGGCTATGGACAGCGCTTCTTTAGAAGTAGTGGGATGTATCATGGAAGGCCTTTATACAATAGACGGCCAGGGAAATGCAGTAAATGCCATGGCGGAAAAAACAGAGCGGTCTGAGGACGGAAAAACCTTTATATTTACTATACGGGACAGTAAGTGGTCTGACGGAAGCCCTGTGACGGCAGATGATTTTGTGTACGGCTGGCAGAGAGCGGCAGATCCTGCCTTAGGTAATTCCAACGCTTATTTGCTGGAAGCGGCAGGTATATCCGGAAGTAAAATGGCAATCAGCGGGGAAACATCCACAGAAAATATAGGAGTAAGGGCCTTAGATGAAAGGACCCTGGAAGTGACATTAGATCATTACGTGCCTTATTTTGAAAGTATGCTGGCTTTTCCCACATTTTTCCCTGTAAAAAGGCAGTTTGTAGAACAGCAGGGGGAGCGTTACGGCTTAACGCCGGACAGCCTTTTGTATAACGGTCCCTTTGTAATGAAGGACTACAGCCCTTCGGCCACATCCTTTGCCCTTGTGAAAAATAGGAATTATTGGGACAAAGAAAATGTGGAAACAGAGATGATTACATACCAGGTTATAAAAGCCCCTCAGCAAGGGCTATTGGCCTATCAAAACGGAGATCTGGACGTGGCGGTTCTTACTGGAGAGCAGGCAGATCAGCTGAAATATGATCCGGAATACACTGTAAATTTAATCAGCTCCCTGTGGTACATTTCTCCAAATCAGAAAAGGGAGGGGTTAGATAATCTGAATCTTCGCCTGGCTTTAGCCCTGGCATTTGACCAGGAAAAGGCGGCTGAGAAGGTGATGAAGGACGGGTCTAAGGCAGCTTTTGGCCCTGTGCCTTTTGGTCTGGCAAAATGGAAGGACGGCACAGATTTTGCTGAAGGAAAGGGTTATTTAAAAACAGATAAGGAAAAGGCAGCTATGTACTGGGAGAAGGCTAAAAAGGAATTAGGACAGGAGATCACCCTCAGTCTTTTAGCCGAGGATACAGAGGTTTCTTCCCTGATGGCTCAGTATTTGCAGGCTGAAATAGAAAAAACTCTGCCTGGAGTTCACATTAAAATAGAGACTGTGCCTAAAAAAGTAAGGCTGTCCAGAATGGCAAGTGGAGATTATGATTTGGGTCTGGTGCGCTGGGGGGCAGATTTTTCAGACCCAGAGGCATTTTTAGATATGTGGACCTCCCAGTCTCCTTATAATTACGGCTCCTGGAGCAATAAAGAGTATGATGAATGGATAGCAAAAGCAGGGGAGGCCTTTGGCCCTGAGGAAACGGAGGAAAGGCTGAAGCTGCTTAAAAAGGCAGAAGAAAAAGTGATGGAGGAGGCTGTTATTTTTCCAGTGTGCCAGAAAGCTTATGCTTATTTAGTCAGCAGTAAAATATCAGGGGCAGAGTTTCATCCTGTGGGAATTAACAGAATTTTCAAAAATTTGTCCTGGAACCAGGTGGACAAATAA